From the genome of Vicia villosa cultivar HV-30 ecotype Madison, WI linkage group LG2, Vvil1.0, whole genome shotgun sequence, one region includes:
- the LOC131653682 gene encoding organic cation/carnitine transporter 4-like gives MAATFSSLSDDLRSPILPPPANNKTEKICIDDMLQKYCGEFGKWQLKHFVLTSLAWALEAFHTMVMIFADREPDWKCVSGTECSAGGSVCGVSPESWEWIGGKAASTVSEWSLVCGDKFKVGLVQAVFFAGCMIGAGVFGHLSDSSLGRKGSLTVVCALNAIFGCLTAFSPNYWIYVLLRLLTGFSTGGVGLCAFVLATEPIGPSKRGTAGMSTFYFFSGGIAILSGIAYAFQTWRTLYIVSSIPSLLYIILVLPFITESPRWYLVRGRINEATNLMSTIASYNGKHLPDEVVLALDEEVSESKKSSNDLEYSSDHNLISYKEMKNKDAQVGSIVDVIRNRTTRIRLILAIALNFLASVVYYGLSLNVANLETNLYINVILNSVAEMPAFTITAVLLDRFGRKPLTIGTMWFSGFFCLLGSLMSNIGVWKIIKMVCGVLGIFGMAGTYNLLFIYTAELFPTVVRNAALGTATQAAQMGAILAPLVVVLGSWLPFGVFAACGILGGMFAFYLPETLNMPLYDTFNGLEAGLT, from the exons ATGGCGGCAACATTCTCATCTCTCTCCGACGATCTCCGCTCCCCGATCTTACCACCTCCGGCGAACAACAAAACGGAAAAGATCTGCATAGACGACATGCTTCAGAAATACTGCGGCGAGTTCGGAAAGTGGCAGTTGAAGCATTTCGTTCTCACTAGTCTCGCTTGGGCGCTGGAAGCTTTTCACACTATGGTTATGATTTTCGCTGATCGGGAACCTGACTGGAAGTGCGTTTCCGGTACGGAGTGTTCCGCCGGTGGAAGTGTTTGCGGTGTGTCACCGGAGTCGTGGGAGTGGATCGGCGGAAAAGCCGCTTCTACGGTGTCGGAATGGAGTTTGGTTTGCGGTGATAAGTTTAAAGTTGGACTCGTTCAGGCGGTTTTCTTCGCCGGCTGTATGATCG GAGCTGGAGTATTTGGCCACCTTTCAGACTCATCTCTAGGAAGAAAAGGTTCTCTCACTGTGGTTTGTGCCCTAAATGCCATATTTGGCTGCTTAACTGCATTCTCCCCTAACTACTGGATCTATGTCCTCCTCCGCCTCCTCACTGGTTTCAGCACTGGCGGGGTTGGTCTCTGCGCCTTCGTCCTCGCCACCGAACCCATTGGCCCATCAAAGCGCGGCACAGCCGGAATGTCCACCTTCTATTTCTTCTCCGGAGGCATTGCAATTCTCTCCGGCATCGCCTACGCCTTCCAAACATGGCGCACACTATATATCGTCTCCTCCATTCCTTCCCTCCTCTACATTATCCTCGTCCTTCCCTTCATCACTGAGTCACCAAGATGGTACCTCGTTCGAGGAAGAATAAACGAAGCAACAAATCTCATGTCCACCATTGCTTCTTACAACGGAAAACACCTTCCGGATGAAGTAGTCCTCGCACTTGACGAAGAAGTATCAGaatcaaaaaaatcatcaaatGATCTTGAATATTCTTCGGATCACAATCTCATTAGTTACAAGGAAATGAAAAACAAGGATGCACAAGTTGGATCCATCGTTGATGTGATTCGTAACCGAACCACACGTATTAGGTTAATTCTAGCAATAGCTCTTAACTTCTTAGCATCAGTGGTGTACTATGGTCTTAGCCTAAACGTTGCAAACCTCGAAACAAACCTCTACATAAACGTGATTCTGAATTCGGTCGCCGAGATGCCAGCATTCACAATAACAGCGGTGTTATTGGATCGATTCGGAAGAAAGCCATTAACAATAGGGACAATGTGGTTCAGTGGATTCTTTTGTTTGTTGGGGAGTTTGATGAGTAATATTGGGGTgtggaaaataattaaaatggtGTGTGGTGTTTTGGGAATATTTGGAATGGCCGGGACTTATAACTTGTTGTTTATTTACACGGCGGAGTTGTTTCCTACAGTGGTGAGGAACGCGGCACTAGGAACTGCAACGCAGGCGGCGCAAATGGGGGCGATTTTGGCACCTTTAGTGGTGGTTTTGGGTAGTTGGTTGCCGTTTGGAGTGTTTGCAGCATGTGGGATTTTAGGTGGGATGTTTGCATTTTATCTGCCGGAGACACTAAATATGCCTCTTTATGATACATTCAATGGATTGGAGGCTGGACTTACATGA